Genomic window (Cellulosilyticum lentocellum DSM 5427):
TTTTCTTGCTAGAAATATATTTTCTATTTTCTACGCGATCTTGAAAAGCCAAAATAGTTTTAGAATGAGCCTTAACAAAAGCAAGGATTTCAGCTTCAGTTGTTTTAGCAGGGACTTTGAGTGTAATGTGACCTTCAGGAGTAGCTTCTAAGGTCATTTTTTTTGCTTTAGTAGATTGGGTATTAAAAATAATTTCTCTTTCATCTATTATGAGTTTCATCAGTATTCTCCATTAAATAAAAATCAGTCAGTTTATTATAACATAGAAAGAGTAGAAGGGATAAAGGATATAATGATAAAAGGGGCTGTCCTAAAGTGCATAATTAATATTTATAAACACTTATAAATATTAATTATGCCACAGCTCCCTTTTAGAATAGGTATGAGAAGATTAAAAAATTAAAGATGACAAAAACTATTTTTCTAAGATATCTATAATGCCACAAGGATTAATAATCCCAGGCAGTGAAGCATCGTTAGTAACACTCGTTTCTAAAGCAACCTTCCAGAATTCATCAGGTGTAATATCTGGTTTAACTTGACAAGCGAGAGCGTAGGTACCAGCTAAATAGGGCATTACCCAGCTCAAACCTCCTTGTGGGTAAACTGCATAATCAGAACTTCCAGTAGGTGAAGCTATACAGCGATAATCCATAGGAGCAGAAAGTCTATTAGATGTATGTTCAGGATACCACCTACAAGGCTTATAACTATTAAAGTCATTAGCATCTGCAAGAGGTTTTTTACCTAAACCATTAAGTTGAAAACCTTCTCTTTGCTCTAAAGAAGTAGTAAGTACAAATACGCCTTCTTCCTTGGCTCTAGCTAAAGCAGACATATACTCATCATAGCCTTTTCGATTCTTATTTTCATTACCCCAAGAAATAGAGATAACACGTATCTTGTTGGCAGTTGGTAAATTTTTATTAAGGTCAAGTAGCTGATTGAGAGCTGAAGCAAGAGGACTGTGATCTTCGGTATCAATAGTTACAAAATTTTCACCAATATAATATAAAGTAGCTTCAGGTGCAACACCAGTATTTTTTCCTACAGCGATAGAAGCAACAGCAGGTCCGTGCATACTTGCATCTTCATAAAAAATATTGCCATTTTCCTCATGTTGAATTGTTTCATCTTCTTCATAATAAGCCAATTGATCTTTATATTCTTCGTGTTCAACTAGAAGCGGCTGATCAATAATACCAATACTAATTCCTTTACCAGTAATACCTTTGTGATGAAGGGATTTAACATTTAGACCGGGATCTTTATAAAGCTCCATAACAGCATTAGGATCAAAGCCATTAGGAAGTGAAGCTGGCCATACAGTCTTGCTGTCAAAAGCAGCCTCTAGAAGTAAATCATAGCTG
Coding sequences:
- a CDS encoding S8 family serine peptidase gives rise to the protein MKHTTLISYLLTAILIFPLTACTQQLPASSATTNSTSNISSPHIVRYPSTADYTFLVGKINKLTKTENGMAEIELRSGDLSDVNLSDSYDLLLEAAFDSKTVWPASLPNGFDPNAVMELYKDPGLNVKSLHHKGITGKGISIGIIDQPLLVEHEEYKDQLAYYEEDETIQHEENGNIFYEDASMHGPAVASIAVGKNTGVAPEATLYYIGENFVTIDTEDHSPLASALNQLLDLNKNLPTANKIRVISISWGNENKNRKGYDEYMSALARAKEEGVFVLTTSLEQREGFQLNGLGKKPLADANDFNSYKPCRWYPEHTSNRLSAPMDYRCIASPTGSSDYAVYPQGGLSWVMPYLAGTYALACQVKPDITPDEFWKVALETSVTNDASLPGIINPCGIIDILEK